In Herbaspirillum sp. WKF16, one genomic interval encodes:
- a CDS encoding ATP-binding cassette domain-containing protein — translation MAVISLTDAQLAFGHVALLDHAEFSLETGERIGLIGRNGTGKSSLLKIIAGRSKLDDGLLVMQQGLKIAYVDQEPHFPEEMSVFDAVASGLGELPALLAEYEAITGQFGGDNDDALLERMHQIQTVLDAADAWSIGNKVETTLDKLNLNRDARIGELSGGMKKRVALACGLVGNPDVLLLDEPTNHLDFGSILWLEGLLRDFKGSILFITHDRSFLDNVSTRIIELDRGKILSFPGNFSTYQARKAELLANEEVENAKFDKFLAQEEVWIRKGVQARRTRDEGRVRRLEALRAQRGERRDRQGQVKLEVGTGERSGKIVAELENVGKAYGAKTIVRDFSSILMRGDKVGLIGQNGAGKTTLLKLILGEEAPDSGTVKQGTKMQIAYFDQMRAQLNEETSLADTIAPGSDWVEINGQRKHVMTYLSDFLFAPERARSPVRTLSGGERNRLLLARLFAKPANVLVLDEPTNDLDIDTLELLEELLEEYDGTVFLVSHDRMFLDNVVTQVIAAEGGGEWREYVGGYTDWERQRPAANAAAKAPVKSDKSEVKAESTMAAPAAAPQAPKKKLSYKEQRELEELPKRIAELEAEQKIISEKLADPDIYKSNADDVVKLNQRFAEIDEELLASLERWEEIDGRK, via the coding sequence ATGGCAGTCATTTCCCTTACCGACGCGCAACTGGCCTTCGGCCACGTGGCGCTCCTCGATCACGCCGAATTCTCGCTGGAGACCGGCGAACGCATCGGCCTGATCGGCCGCAACGGCACCGGCAAGTCCTCGCTGCTGAAGATCATCGCCGGCCGCTCCAAGCTGGATGACGGCCTGCTGGTGATGCAGCAGGGCCTGAAGATCGCCTATGTCGACCAGGAGCCGCATTTCCCGGAAGAGATGAGCGTGTTCGACGCCGTGGCCTCCGGCCTGGGCGAACTGCCGGCGCTGCTGGCCGAGTATGAGGCCATCACCGGCCAGTTCGGCGGCGACAACGACGACGCCTTGCTGGAGCGCATGCACCAGATCCAGACGGTGCTGGATGCGGCCGACGCCTGGTCCATCGGCAACAAGGTCGAGACTACGCTGGACAAGCTGAACCTGAACCGCGACGCCCGCATCGGCGAGCTCTCCGGTGGCATGAAGAAGCGCGTGGCGCTGGCCTGCGGGCTGGTCGGCAATCCCGACGTGCTGCTGCTGGACGAACCCACCAACCACCTCGACTTCGGCTCCATCCTGTGGCTGGAAGGGCTGCTGCGCGACTTCAAGGGCAGCATCCTGTTCATCACCCACGACCGCTCCTTCCTCGATAACGTCTCGACCCGCATCATCGAGCTGGACCGCGGCAAGATCCTGTCCTTCCCGGGCAATTTCAGCACCTACCAGGCGCGCAAGGCCGAGCTGCTGGCCAATGAGGAAGTGGAGAACGCCAAGTTCGACAAATTCCTGGCGCAGGAAGAGGTCTGGATCCGCAAGGGCGTGCAGGCCCGCCGCACCCGCGACGAAGGCCGCGTGCGCCGCCTGGAAGCGCTGCGCGCGCAGCGCGGCGAACGCCGCGACCGCCAGGGCCAGGTCAAGCTCGAAGTGGGCACCGGCGAGCGCTCCGGCAAGATCGTGGCGGAGCTGGAAAACGTCGGCAAGGCCTACGGCGCCAAGACCATCGTGCGCGACTTCAGCTCTATCCTGATGCGCGGCGACAAGGTCGGCCTGATCGGCCAGAACGGCGCCGGCAAGACCACGCTTCTCAAGCTCATCCTCGGCGAAGAGGCGCCCGACAGCGGCACCGTCAAGCAGGGCACCAAGATGCAGATCGCCTACTTCGACCAGATGCGCGCCCAACTGAACGAAGAAACCAGCCTGGCCGACACCATCGCGCCGGGCAGCGACTGGGTCGAGATCAACGGCCAGCGCAAGCACGTGATGACCTACTTGTCCGACTTCCTGTTCGCGCCGGAGCGCGCCCGCTCGCCGGTGCGCACGTTGTCGGGCGGCGAACGCAACCGCCTGCTGCTGGCGCGCCTGTTCGCCAAGCCGGCCAACGTGCTGGTGCTGGACGAGCCGACCAACGACCTCGACATCGACACCCTGGAACTGCTGGAAGAGCTGCTGGAAGAATATGACGGCACCGTGTTCCTGGTCAGCCACGACCGCATGTTCCTGGACAACGTGGTGACCCAGGTGATCGCAGCCGAGGGCGGCGGCGAGTGGCGCGAATACGTGGGCGGTTATACCGACTGGGAGCGCCAGCGCCCGGCTGCGAACGCTGCCGCCAAGGCGCCAGTGAAAAGCGACAAGAGCGAGGTGAAGGCCGAATCGACGATGGCCGCGCCGGCCGCGGCGCCCCAGGCGCCGAAGAAAAAGCTCAGCTACAAGGAACAGCGCGAGCTGGAAGAGCTGCCCAAGCGTATCGCCGAACTTGAGGCCGAGCAGAAGATCATTTCGGAAAAGCTTGCCGATCCCGACATCTACAAGAGCAACGCGGATGACGTGGTGAAGCTGAACCAGCGCTTCGCCGAGATCGACGAAGAGTTGCTGGCCAGCCTGGAGCGTTGGGAAGAGATCGACGGCCGCAAGTAG
- a CDS encoding SirB1 family protein, producing the protein MTLTSLEYFASLVRQDDSIPLFESALTLGQDFYPEMDFAEQEVELDMLAAKLKHRLPSDASQIQKLRMLNHFFFQEMAFAGNINNYYDPDNSYIHRVIATRRGIPISLAVVYIELAQQVGLDMKGVSFPGHFLMKLSVQSGEIVLDPMNGSSLSREELEERLEPYLERQQEQELEFDDELPLAAYLRAAHPREILARMLRNLKAIFMESQRWQQVLDVQERLVILLPEEITERRDRGLAHANLGVAQAALEDLEAYLALRPYADDAQSLREMLPDLREALRKPN; encoded by the coding sequence ATGACGCTCACCTCCCTCGAATATTTCGCTTCGCTGGTGCGCCAGGACGATTCGATTCCCCTGTTCGAATCCGCCTTGACGCTGGGACAGGACTTCTACCCCGAGATGGACTTTGCCGAGCAGGAAGTCGAGCTCGACATGCTGGCGGCCAAGCTGAAACATCGCCTGCCCTCGGACGCATCGCAGATCCAGAAGCTGCGCATGCTGAACCATTTCTTCTTCCAGGAAATGGCCTTCGCCGGCAACATCAACAACTACTACGATCCCGACAACAGCTACATCCACCGCGTCATCGCCACGCGGCGCGGCATTCCCATTTCGCTGGCGGTGGTCTACATCGAACTGGCCCAGCAGGTGGGGCTGGACATGAAAGGCGTCTCCTTCCCCGGCCACTTCCTGATGAAACTGTCGGTGCAGTCGGGCGAGATCGTGCTCGATCCGATGAACGGCTCGAGCCTGTCGCGCGAAGAGCTCGAGGAGCGGCTTGAACCCTACCTCGAACGCCAGCAGGAGCAGGAACTGGAGTTCGACGACGAACTGCCGCTGGCCGCCTACCTGCGCGCGGCGCACCCGCGCGAGATCCTGGCGCGCATGCTGCGCAACCTCAAGGCGATCTTCATGGAGAGCCAGCGCTGGCAGCAGGTGCTGGATGTGCAGGAACGGCTGGTGATCCTGCTGCCGGAAGAAATCACCGAGCGGCGCGACCGCGGGCTGGCGCACGCCAACCTGGGCGTGGCCCAGGCCGCACTGGAAGACCTGGAGGCCTACCTGGCCCTGCGCCCCTACGCCGACGACGCGCAGAGCCTGCGCGAGATGCTGCCCGATCTGCGCGAAGCGCTGCGCAAACCCAACTGA
- the murJ gene encoding murein biosynthesis integral membrane protein MurJ produces the protein MNLHKTLAAISGMTMLSRITGLVREILFARAFGASAYTDAFNIAFRIPNLLRRLFAEGAFSQAFVPILAEYKNQRGADETKHLVDHVASVLMWVMLVTCVAGIVATPFVVYFIATGLQYNQDAFHASVVMTRIMFPYIGFMAFVALAGGILNTWKEFKIPAFTSVLLNLAFIVASLFVAPFMEQPIYAMAFAVLVGGILQVAIQVPALVKIGMLPRLYWNPMPGLRDAGVKRVLQKMGPAVFAVSAAQISLMINTNIASRLEHGSVSWLSYADRLMEFPTALLGVALGTILLPSLANAHAAKDGEEYSALLDWGLRLTFMLAMPAAVGLATLSEPLTATLFHYGKFDNLSVTMTGHALVAYGVGLIGLIMVKILAPGFYAKQDIRTPVIIAVGVLIATQLMNSIFVPMFAHAGLALSIGLGACLNAGFLYWGLRRRRIYVPRPGWGIFLVRLAGALLVLAGAALWISGHFDWIALRAHPLLRIGALGLVMVVCGLAYFGPLFAMGFRLREFKRIARR, from the coding sequence ATGAACTTGCATAAAACGCTCGCCGCCATCTCCGGCATGACGATGCTCTCGCGCATCACCGGACTGGTCAGGGAAATCCTGTTTGCCCGCGCTTTCGGCGCCTCGGCCTACACCGACGCCTTCAACATCGCCTTCCGCATTCCCAACCTGCTGCGCCGCCTGTTCGCCGAAGGCGCCTTCTCCCAGGCCTTCGTCCCCATCCTGGCCGAATACAAGAACCAGCGCGGCGCCGACGAGACCAAGCACCTGGTCGACCACGTCGCCAGCGTGCTGATGTGGGTGATGCTGGTCACCTGCGTGGCCGGCATCGTCGCCACGCCCTTCGTGGTCTACTTCATCGCCACCGGCCTCCAGTACAACCAGGATGCCTTCCACGCCTCGGTGGTGATGACCCGCATCATGTTCCCCTATATCGGCTTCATGGCCTTCGTGGCGCTGGCCGGCGGGATCCTGAACACGTGGAAGGAATTCAAGATCCCGGCCTTCACCTCGGTGCTGCTGAACCTTGCCTTCATCGTGGCCTCGCTGTTCGTGGCGCCGTTCATGGAGCAACCGATCTACGCCATGGCCTTCGCCGTGCTGGTGGGCGGCATCCTGCAGGTGGCGATCCAGGTGCCGGCGCTGGTGAAGATAGGCATGCTGCCGCGCCTGTACTGGAACCCGATGCCGGGCCTGCGCGACGCCGGCGTGAAGCGCGTGCTGCAGAAGATGGGGCCGGCCGTGTTCGCCGTCTCGGCCGCGCAGATCAGCCTGATGATCAACACCAACATCGCCTCGCGCCTGGAGCACGGCAGCGTGTCCTGGCTGTCCTATGCCGATCGCCTGATGGAATTCCCTACCGCGCTGCTGGGCGTGGCGCTGGGCACCATCCTCTTGCCCAGCCTGGCCAATGCGCACGCGGCCAAGGACGGGGAAGAATACTCCGCCCTGCTCGACTGGGGCCTGCGCCTGACCTTCATGCTGGCCATGCCGGCCGCGGTCGGCCTGGCCACGCTGTCCGAGCCGCTGACAGCCACGCTTTTCCACTATGGCAAATTCGACAACCTCTCGGTGACCATGACCGGCCATGCGCTGGTGGCCTACGGCGTCGGCCTGATCGGCCTGATCATGGTGAAGATCCTGGCGCCCGGCTTTTATGCCAAGCAGGACATCCGTACGCCCGTGATCATCGCCGTCGGCGTGCTCATCGCCACGCAGCTGATGAACAGCATCTTCGTGCCGATGTTCGCGCACGCCGGCCTGGCGCTGTCGATCGGCCTGGGGGCCTGCCTCAACGCCGGCTTCCTGTACTGGGGACTGCGGCGCCGCCGGATCTACGTGCCGCGTCCGGGCTGGGGCATCTTCCTGGTGCGCCTGGCCGGCGCGCTGCTGGTGCTGGCCGGCGCGGCGCTGTGGATCTCGGGGCACTTCGACTGGATCGCATTGCGCGCGCATCCGCTGCTGCGCATCGGCGCGCTTGGGCTGGTGATGGTGGTGTGCGGGCTCGCCTATTTCGGCCCGCTGTTCGCGATGGGATTCCGGCTGCGCGAATTCAAGCGCATCGCGCGCCGCTGA
- the rpsT gene encoding 30S ribosomal protein S20, translating into MANTAQARKRARQAVKQNAHNSSQRSTLRTAIKAVRKAIAGGDKAAAATVFQASVSTIDSIADKKIIHKNKAARHKSRLAAALKALAA; encoded by the coding sequence ATGGCAAATACCGCACAGGCACGTAAGCGTGCACGTCAAGCAGTTAAGCAAAACGCGCACAACTCGAGCCAGCGTTCGACCCTGCGTACCGCAATCAAGGCTGTTCGCAAGGCAATTGCCGGTGGCGACAAGGCTGCCGCCGCAACCGTGTTCCAGGCTTCGGTGTCGACCATCGACAGCATCGCCGACAAGAAGATCATTCACAAGAACAAGGCTGCTCGCCACAAGAGCCGCCTGGCTGCTGCCCTGAAGGCCCTGGCTGCTTAA
- a CDS encoding DUF192 domain-containing protein, translating to MRQTNLSRLLPLTAAVLLATACAAGAHAQTPQVARFPTTQLNIGIHLIKAEVAKTEAEREQGLMFREKMGENEGMVFLFGAPAGVCMWMKNTLIPLSVAFMDENGVILNIEEMKEQTLDSHCARRGATYALEMNKGWFKQKNIKPGTKIDGLPR from the coding sequence ATGCGCCAAACGAATCTTTCCCGCCTCCTGCCCCTCACCGCCGCAGTCCTGCTCGCCACCGCCTGCGCCGCCGGCGCCCATGCGCAAACGCCTCAGGTCGCGCGCTTCCCCACGACCCAGCTCAACATCGGCATCCACCTGATCAAGGCGGAAGTCGCCAAGACCGAGGCCGAGCGCGAACAAGGCCTGATGTTCCGGGAAAAAATGGGCGAGAACGAAGGCATGGTGTTCCTGTTCGGCGCGCCGGCCGGCGTGTGCATGTGGATGAAGAACACGCTGATCCCGCTGTCGGTGGCCTTCATGGATGAAAACGGCGTGATCCTCAACATCGAGGAAATGAAGGAACAGACGCTGGACTCGCACTGCGCCAGGCGCGGCGCGACCTACGCGCTGGAGATGAACAAGGGTTGGTTCAAGCAGAAGAACATCAAGCCCGGAACCAAGATCGACGGCTTGCCCCGATAA
- a CDS encoding pseudouridine synthase, with translation MPLILFNKPFQVMSQFSSHPERETLSDYIDIPNVYPAGRLDADSEGLLLLTDDGKLQHDISHPRRKQPKTYLAQVEGEASEEALERLRKPLDLGDFVTRESEARLIREPGWLWPRNPPIRERKNQPTAWLALTISEGKNRQVRRMTAAVGLPTLRLIRIAIGPFSLATHPVLPGEWREVDPLELEK, from the coding sequence ATGCCCCTGATTTTATTCAACAAACCTTTCCAGGTAATGAGCCAATTCTCCTCCCACCCCGAGCGAGAAACCCTTTCCGATTACATCGATATTCCCAATGTTTATCCTGCCGGCCGCCTGGATGCCGACAGCGAGGGCCTGCTACTGCTGACCGACGACGGCAAACTGCAGCACGACATCAGCCATCCGCGCCGCAAGCAGCCCAAGACCTATCTGGCCCAGGTGGAAGGAGAGGCGTCCGAGGAAGCGCTGGAACGGCTGCGCAAGCCGCTCGACCTGGGCGACTTCGTCACCCGGGAGAGCGAGGCCAGGCTGATCCGGGAGCCCGGCTGGCTGTGGCCGCGCAATCCGCCGATACGCGAACGCAAGAACCAGCCCACCGCCTGGCTGGCCCTCACCATCAGCGAAGGCAAGAATCGCCAGGTGCGCCGGATGACGGCGGCGGTCGGCCTGCCGACGCTGCGCCTGATCCGCATCGCCATCGGCCCCTTCTCGCTGGCCACTCATCCGGTGCTGCCAGGGGAATGGCGGGAAGTGGATCCGCTGGAGCTTGAAAAATGA